The Castor canadensis chromosome X, mCasCan1.hap1v2, whole genome shotgun sequence genome includes a region encoding these proteins:
- the Il13ra1 gene encoding interleukin-13 receptor subunit alpha-1, whose amino-acid sequence MEWPARFCGLWALLLCAGGGGGAAPTEIQPPVTNLSVSVENLCTVIWTWSPPEGASPNCSLRYFSHFGDKQDKQIAPETHRSKEVPLNERICLQVGSQCSTNESEKPSILVEKCISPPEGDPESAVTELQCVWHNLSYMKCSWLPGRNTSPDTNYTLYYWHSSLGKILQCENIYREGQHIACSFDLTKVKDSSFEQHSVQIMVKDNAGKIRPSFNIVPLTSRVKPDPPHIKTLFFKNGVLYVQWKNPPNFISRCLSYEVEVNNSQTETHGIFYVEEDKCQNSEFERNMEDTICFMVPGVLPDTFYTVRIRVKTNKLCYEDDKLWSNWSQAMSIGKEPNSTFYITMLLIIPVIVACAIIILLLYLKRLKIIIFPPIPDPGKIFKEMFGDQNDDTLHWKKYDIYEKQSKEETDSVVLIENLKKASQ is encoded by the exons AAATTCAGCCACCTGTGACAAATTTGAGTGTCTCTGTGGAAAACCTCTGCACAGTAATATGGACATGGAGTCCTCCTGAGGGAGCTAGTCCAAATTGTAGTCTCAGGTATTTTAGCCACTTTGGTGACAAACAGGATAAG CAAATTGCTCCAGAAACTCATCGTTCAAAGGAAGTACCCCTAAATGAGAGGATCTGTCTGCAAGTGGGGTCCCAGTGTAGCACCAATGAAAGTGAGAAGCCTAGCATTTTGGTGGAAAAGTGCATCTCACCCCCTGAAG GTGACCCTGAATCTGCTGTGACTGAGCTCCAGTGTGTTTGGCACAACCTGAGCTACATGAAGTGTTCTTGGCTCCCTGGAAGGAATACAAGTCCTGACACAAACTATACTCTTTACTATTG GCACAGCAGCCTAGGAAAAATTCTTCAATGTGAAAACATCTATAGAGAAGGCCAACACATTGCTTGTTCCTTTGATCTGACTAAAGTGAAGGATTCCAGTTTTGAACAGCACAGTGTCCAAATAATGGTCAAGGATAATGCCGGAAAAATTAGGCCATCCTTCAATATAGTGCCTTTAACTTCCCGTG tgaaACCAGATCCTCCACATATTAAAACTCTCTTCTTCAAAAATGGTGTCTTATATGTACAATGGAAGAATCCACCAAATTTTATTAGCAGGTGCTTATCTTATGAAGTAGAAGTCAATAACAGCCAAACTGAGACACATGGTATTTTCTat gttGAAGAGGACAAATGTCAGAATTCAGAATTTGAGAGAAACATGGAG GATACAATTTGTTTCATGGTCCCTGGTGTTCTTCCTGATACTTTTTACACAGTCAGAATAAGAGTCAAAACCAATAAGTTATGCTATGAGGATGACAAACTCTGGAGTAATTGGAGTCAAGCAATGAGTATAG GTAAGGAGCCCAACTCTACATTCTACATAACCATGTTACTCATCATTCCAGTCATCGTTGCATGTGCAATCATAATCCTTCTGCTTTACCTAAAAAG GCTCAAGATAATTATATTCCCTCCAATTCCTGATCctggaaagatttttaaagaaatgtttggaGACCAGAATGATGATACCTTG CATTGGAAGAAGTATGATATCTATGAGAAGCAATCCAAAGAAGAAACTGATTCTGTAGTTCTGATAGAAAACCTGAAGAAAGCTTCTCAGTGA